Proteins encoded in a region of the Pelmatolapia mariae isolate MD_Pm_ZW linkage group LG16_19, Pm_UMD_F_2, whole genome shotgun sequence genome:
- the LOC134646138 gene encoding nectin-4-like isoform X1, with product MDGAASFCGSFCHNIPSICDSALLRVLLVTLSLLCADVEALQVIGGSVTVEQGSTAILSCYVTGTNDDLTQITWQRKTREKPHNDNFLTILPREGQQFVNGGDDRFKYIGNFNNKNGTLQLSNVTLKDEGSYTCIFTLFPSGNQKTEIPLNLLVPPFTSVKDNFPTLGTEEVLFATCTAAGSKPPAEVRWLTDGLGDKVRTTTNSTQYDNDTTTTVSSLFGVPTREINGQQVQCVIRGDSLSKEESLPFTIQIYFSPTEVNISVISEDSFECVTEAKPNANFTWSRSGQSLLQSSVKVDGAKLQLLSLTSDLNGLYQCEASNTYGSKRGQLYVHVASGACSAAWALLGVFICVFFLSIVGAAVWYFYTHEDQSAVVLEGKLNFSNCCPKISRRRFTLFWQRVPTNEPAGDSAAQQEQQQMEQSL from the exons ATGGATGGAGCTGCTTCCTTTTGTGGCAGTTTCTGCCACAATATACCGTCCATATGTGACTCTGCGCTACTACGTGTCCTTCTCGTGACGTTGTCTCTTCTATGTGCTGATGTAGAAG CTCTCCAGGTGATTGGTGGAAGTGTGACAGTGGAACAAGGAAGTACCGCTATCTTATCATGCTATGTCACTGGTACCAATGATGACCTGACACAGATTACCTGGCAGAGGAAGACGAGAGAAAAACCTCACAATGACAATTTCCTGACTATCTTACCCAGAGAGGGACAACAGTTTGTCAATGGAGGTGATGATCGATTTAAATATATCGGgaattttaacaacaaaaatggAACTCTCCAGTTATCCAATGTTACCCTGAAGGATGAAGGCAGCTACACGTGCATCTTCACCTTGTTTCCAAGTGGAAATCAGAAGACTGAGATACCTCTAAACTTGCTTG TGCCTCCATTCACAAGCGTCAAGGACAATTTTCCCACTTTGGGCACAGAAGAGGTTTTATTTGCTACCTGCACGGCTGCTGGATCGAAGCCTCCTGCAGAGGTGAGGTGGCTCACTGATGGTTTGGGAGACAAAGTGAGGACAAcaacaaactccacacagtATGACAACGATACAACTACCACAGTCAGCTCATTGTTTGGCGTTCCTACGAGAGAGATTAACGGTCAACAGGTCCAATGTGTTATCAGAGGTGACTCCCTGTCTAAAGAAGAGAGTCTGCCCTTCACTATACAGATCTACT tTTCTCCCACAGAAGTGAACATTAGCGTGATTTCAGAGGACTCGTTCGAGTGTGTGACAGAAGCCAAACCAAATGCAAACTTTACCTGGAGCAG ATCTGGCCAGTCTTTGCTGCAGTCTTCTGTCAAAGTAGACGGTGCAAAGCTACAACTGCTGAGCCTGACCTCTGATCTAAATGGCCTTTATCAGTGTGAAGCATCTAACACATATGGAAGTAAGCGCGGCCAGCTCTACGTGCATGTGGCATCAG GAGCGTGCTCTGCTGCATGGGCCTTACTTggtgtttttatatgtgtttttttcctgagcATCGTTGGGGCTGCAGTATGGTACTTTTATACACATGAAGATCAAAG TGCGGTGGTGTTGGAGGGGAAACTGAACTTTTCGAATTGTTGTCCCAAAATTTCCAGGCGTAGGTTTACACTTTTTTGGCAGCGTGTCCcaacaaatgaaccagctggtGACAGTGCAGcgcaacaagaacaacaacagatGGAG CAATCTCTGTGA
- the LOC134646138 gene encoding nectin-3-like isoform X2 gives MDGAASFCGSFCHNIPSICDSALLRVLLVTLSLLCADVEALQVIGGSVTVEQGSTAILSCYVTGTNDDLTQITWQRKTREKPHNDNFLTILPREGQQFVNGGDDRFKYIGNFNNKNGTLQLSNVTLKDEGSYTCIFTLFPSGNQKTEIPLNLLVPPFTSVKDNFPTLGTEEVLFATCTAAGSKPPAEVRWLTDGLGDKVRTTTNSTQYDNDTTTTVSSLFGVPTREINGQQVQCVIRGDSLSKEESLPFTIQIYFSPTEVNISVISEDSFECVTEAKPNANFTWSRSGQSLLQSSVKVDGAKLQLLSLTSDLNGLYQCEASNTYGSKRGQLYVHVASGACSAAWALLGVFICVFFLSIVGAAVWYFYTHEDQRRRFTLFWQRVPTNEPAGDSAAQQEQQQMEQSL, from the exons ATGGATGGAGCTGCTTCCTTTTGTGGCAGTTTCTGCCACAATATACCGTCCATATGTGACTCTGCGCTACTACGTGTCCTTCTCGTGACGTTGTCTCTTCTATGTGCTGATGTAGAAG CTCTCCAGGTGATTGGTGGAAGTGTGACAGTGGAACAAGGAAGTACCGCTATCTTATCATGCTATGTCACTGGTACCAATGATGACCTGACACAGATTACCTGGCAGAGGAAGACGAGAGAAAAACCTCACAATGACAATTTCCTGACTATCTTACCCAGAGAGGGACAACAGTTTGTCAATGGAGGTGATGATCGATTTAAATATATCGGgaattttaacaacaaaaatggAACTCTCCAGTTATCCAATGTTACCCTGAAGGATGAAGGCAGCTACACGTGCATCTTCACCTTGTTTCCAAGTGGAAATCAGAAGACTGAGATACCTCTAAACTTGCTTG TGCCTCCATTCACAAGCGTCAAGGACAATTTTCCCACTTTGGGCACAGAAGAGGTTTTATTTGCTACCTGCACGGCTGCTGGATCGAAGCCTCCTGCAGAGGTGAGGTGGCTCACTGATGGTTTGGGAGACAAAGTGAGGACAAcaacaaactccacacagtATGACAACGATACAACTACCACAGTCAGCTCATTGTTTGGCGTTCCTACGAGAGAGATTAACGGTCAACAGGTCCAATGTGTTATCAGAGGTGACTCCCTGTCTAAAGAAGAGAGTCTGCCCTTCACTATACAGATCTACT tTTCTCCCACAGAAGTGAACATTAGCGTGATTTCAGAGGACTCGTTCGAGTGTGTGACAGAAGCCAAACCAAATGCAAACTTTACCTGGAGCAG ATCTGGCCAGTCTTTGCTGCAGTCTTCTGTCAAAGTAGACGGTGCAAAGCTACAACTGCTGAGCCTGACCTCTGATCTAAATGGCCTTTATCAGTGTGAAGCATCTAACACATATGGAAGTAAGCGCGGCCAGCTCTACGTGCATGTGGCATCAG GAGCGTGCTCTGCTGCATGGGCCTTACTTggtgtttttatatgtgtttttttcctgagcATCGTTGGGGCTGCAGTATGGTACTTTTATACACATGAAGATCAAAG GCGTAGGTTTACACTTTTTTGGCAGCGTGTCCcaacaaatgaaccagctggtGACAGTGCAGcgcaacaagaacaacaacagatGGAG CAATCTCTGTGA